GGAACCCGGCAGTGGCGCTCTGCGTCCCCGGGCCCCGGAGCCTCCGGGCCGACCTGGAGTGAAAGGGAAGGCGGGCTTTTGTTTCCGATGTAGGTAAATGCCCCCGCACAAAGTGCCTGCCTCAGGCGCCTGGTGCCTCTGCGGCCTTCGGTGCTTTGTGTACTTTAGTATTATTTGTCTGGGTCTTGCAGAGTAAGCAGGAAATCCACCGGCGGTCGGCCCGGCTTCGGAACACTAAGTACAAATCCGCCCCGGCCGCGGAGAAGAAGGTGTCCACGAAAGGAAAAGGGAGGAGACACATCTTCAAGTTAAAAAATGTGAGTCCTCTGGAGtgagtgagagagtgtgtgtgtcctTTGTCCAGCTCTGGGGAGCCCTGAGGGAGGGTCCTGGCTTCCCCAGAGCAAATGGCCTCTGTTTCAGGAGGGTTAGTATTGAGAAAGTTCATGATACCTCCCTTCCTGTCCTTTTAAGCTCACTCACAAATCATGGTGCCTCACCCAggccgggctgggcagggctgaggccaggaggggGTCAGAGCTGCACCTGGTCTCCCCTGGGCGCGTGGTTGTGTGCTGTGCctcctgggggcagcagggactggCTGCTGGCTGCGGCACTCAGGTGTGGTGTGGGAAGCGGCCCCTGAGCCACACCTGCCATAGGCTCTCTAATGTTTTCTTGGCTGGTTTCTGCCAGTTTCTATGTAGCATAGTGTTACAACTTTAGGCAGATTACAAGGTAGCAGGTTCCTGAAATCACCTGAGGCAGTCTGGGACCTTAATCCAGGCTGGTTGCTACACTGATACACTTGAATACTGTAGCTCCTTCCACAGGTGGGACCAGAAGAGGTTTCTAGAAGTTCCCTCTGCATTCACCTGCTGGATTTTCTTTTTCGCTACTGCCTCCTGTGGGGCTCAGGCGGAGCCCGTGCTGGTTTATACTCAGGTGTGGAGTGAGGCCCACAGAGGGCTTTGAGGGAGGTGGCAGCGGCGGATTCCTGCGCAGTTTTGAGCCCAGCGGCGGCAGAAACACCGAAGGGACCGTGTCTGCCTCCCCGTGACATGTAGGCGCTCACTCTGGTTGCGGTTCTTGGCACCAGACAGCAGATACTAGTGTTTGTCAAGTCGCCTGGCTCTCAGGCGGGGCTGGAACGGGCTGAACGCCAGGCGTGGCGGGGTGTCCTGACGTGCCCACCTTGGCTTTCCGCAGCCCATCAAGGCTCCAGAGTCAGTTTCCACCGTCATCACTGCGGAGTCCATCTTCTACAAGGTGAGCTCACAGGTGTTGGGTGTTTCAGGGTCTGAGCTGTGAAGTGGGCAGGCCTGTGGGTTAATGTATTCTCCTGGTTCCCAGGAAACTCCAGTAGGCATGCCTTCTGAATGTACCGTTTTGTTGTTAACCCACAGTCTGTGTGGCCAAAAACGGTCTAGATGCAGGCAGACATCTCTGACATTTCGTGCGTTGCTGGTAGTGAGGACAAGCTGAGCCAGGTGCTGGAGCTGTCTGCAGGCTTCGGATCAGGCTGTCTGCGCGCAGGGGCAGGGGGTTATTGTTTATGGTTGAGGACACCGAGAGGGTTGTTAACTTGTCCCAGATCACATGGCCAAGGAAGTCAGATGCCAGAACCTATTCCTGGACCCCACAAAGCTAGCAAGTGGCTGCATGACTGGGCTGAGACTTAGCTGTTTCTTGCTGTGTGAAACAGGGATTGTGGGTTGTCTGACTGCTTTCTTGCCTGTGAAGCACCTAACAGGCTAAGCACTCAGCGGGTGGTGGGAACTGCCATCCTCACATCTTCAAATTAGTGCATTGCTGTCCCTGCTAAATGGACATGCGGTTGGATCAAGTCTGGAAGCTTCTGGGCTGGGTAACAAGTCCCTCGTGCCTGTCACTGTCCTTGTGCTGAGTGTCTCCGTGGAGAGGCTCCTGGGACTTGCCAGCCCTAGTGGCAGCACTTACCTGTTGCGtactgctgtgtgccaggtggcCAGCGGCTGTGGAGCGCACAGCGATTACACAGGCTGTCGCAGCACTGTGGAGGCGATGGGGAGCTCTGTGGGAACCCTGGGGCTGATGGCCCAGAGTGGGGGCCCTCCAGACCCTGGGTGATTAAGGGTGCTCCttggagcaggagaggcagagcagctcTTGTGCTGTGTGGACCCCTTTGCTCTGAGGCAAAGAGGGGACTCCTTAGCTCAAGTGGCTCCGTCCTGTTGTGATGTATGTGGCCCTATTATTAAGTCACCTACTGTGTGCCACCAGAATCGCCCTTGCCCTTGTGGTTGAGCACCTGTGCTGAGCAGGGACAATCCTGCATAACGTGGAGCAGTCATCATACTATGGACATTGCAGCAGGAGCCTCAGGACTCCTGCTAGGAGGCGGGACCAGCAGGTGACGAGTGTGAACCAGCCCGTAGCCGGCTTGCTCTCTGCCTGAGCAAGCAGTCCACCCGATCCAGGTGTCACGGCTGCTCTCAGAGCCGTGCACGAGGGCTGTGTGGGGAGAGCTTGGGCCTCACAGGCATTCATGTCGGAGCTTGGTTCCTGTGGGGCTTCTGAGTCCAGTGCTGGTGAGGCACACGGGCAGCAGGGATGAGCCCTGCGTCACAGCTGTGCTCCAGGACAGGGTGACCTGTGCAGCGCCACACCCACCAGTGGAAGCCCTGAGTGTCGAGGGTTAGAGCAGCATTGTGGATGCTTAATGAAGAGATTTGGGATGCCAGTAGCCTGTGTCAGAGTCActgctgggagacctggcggctctgctcctgcctcccGCCAGTGCGCGGCCTGGGAGAGGACAGCCTGACTCAAGTTCATGGGAAGCAGGCTTCAGTTCGGGCCTCTGATCCAGCCCCGCTGCGGCGGgtgtctgggagtgagccagcccaTGGAAGAGCCTCATCCTCATccatatttctaataaaaatgaaagtaaatacaatttttaaaaagatttatttttgttgaaagtcggatacacagagaggaggagagacagagaagaagatcttcgtctgatgattctctcccccaagtgagtgcaatagccagtgctgtgccgatctgaagccaggagccaggagccttttccaggtctcccacgtgggtgcagggttccaaggctttaggccgtcctcgactgctttcccaggctacaagcagggagctggatgggaagtggggcaaccagggtATGAggcggtgcccacatgagatcccagtgcatgcaaggtgaggactttagccactaggctatcgtaccaaataaacacacattttaagAGATGGTTTCCaattcaaaagacagaggaagacGTGGGGTGGAAAGTGGCTGTGTGAAAGGCTTTGCATAGGCCATGCGGAGCTGGGTTGGTTGGCCATCAAGAGAAGACACGGGCCGGGCCAGTGCTTGTGAGGTGGAAAGATGTAACTAATGGGTCGCAGAGGGGTATGGCAGCCTCCAGTTGAGAACACAGACAGTCGTCAAGGATAAGCAGGCCATGAGGGCGGTGCCATCACAGGAGTGCCTGTCATTTCTGTAATTTGAACTTCCACTTGGGGTGGAAGTGTGGAGTGTTTTTCCAGGTACACACTATTCCTTGAGCAGCAGAGAGGCCATGGAGCTGTGTGGGAACCTCGCCTGCAGGTTCCCCCAGCATAGCTTTccccgctctgcctgcccacaGCCTCCTGACTGTGGCGGCAGGAGCGAGAGCCTTTGGGGCGGTCTGTACTGCTAGGTGCCCCAGCCTGCCTGGCACCAGGGGCGGGCGCTCCCGGGAGCCATCATCTGGGGCTATCGACTTGGTCTCTCACTTGCTCCAGGTGTGCCAGCTGCTGTGGAAGTGCTGAGGCTTCAGGGAGCCGGGTGCTGGTCGGGGGGATGTGGGAAGTCTATTTCAGGCTGCTATAAATCTATAACCGCTCCCCCAAAACTGCCTGCCTTCGCCCTTAGTAAGGGCAGTGCTGCTGTGAGAAcaaagtttttgcttttttgaatAAACTCTTATCCAGATGTAGATGATCACATATGTGTGTGCCTGGGCACGAACATGTGGATGTTTATCTACTCAGCTCTGGAAATGACATCCAGCATAACACTGATGTACTGGGCCGTCTCAAACACTCGTGGTTGGCTACTGTGCAAACTTGCTTTCCCGTTAAAGCTTTCGTTGCTTGAGTCAGAGTTGTTGCCTTTCCGCCCCCAATGCTGGGATGATTCTGTGTCTCCCCAGGGTGTGTATTACCAGATTGGCGATGTGGTTTCCGTGATTGACGAGCAGGATGGAAAGCCCTACTACGCCCAGATCAGGGGTTTCATCCAGGACCAGTACTGTGAGAAGAGTGCTGCTCTGACGTggctgctccccaccctctccagcCCCAGGGACCACTTTGACCCTGCCTCCTATATCATCGGTGAGTCTGCCCACGGAGCAGCTTCCTGAGCTTGCCTGCGCGTCCAGGGCTACTCGGATGTGTCTGTGGGTCTCCTTGTGCTGCCGCGACAGTGCCACACACGGGATGGTGTACAcagtgggactttttttttttttaaagatttatttatttctattacaaagtcagatatacagagaggaggagagacagagaggaagatcttccgtccattgattcactccccaagtgagccgcaacggccggtgctgcgccaatccgatgctgagaaccaggaacctcttctgggtctcccacacgggtgcagggtcccaaatctttgggctgtcctcgactgctctcccaggccacaagcagggagctggatgggaagtggagcagctgggattagaaccggcgcccatatgggatcccggggcgttcaaggcgaggactttagccgctaggccacgccgccggcccatatatatgtatatgtgtgtgtgtgtgtgtgtatatatatatatatgtgtgtgtatatatatatattttatttttttttttttgtgggactTGATTTCCTTGCAGTTCCCTGGGTCTCAGGCCTAAGGTCAGGGGGCCGTCAGGGTTGGTTTCCAGTGAGGACTCCCTCCTGGCTCGAGGGGACCTCCTCCTTGTCATGTGTGTCTGGGGCCGCCTCTGTGTCTGCACATGAAGGGAGTCGTCAAGGAGGCCTGTTCCGTGGCTTCAGTCCAATCTCCAGGAACCCTCACTGAGAGGGCTTCCTCGCAGGTCAGTGGGACAGCAGCAAGTCGACAGGGCTgtgtggagggggcagggcatCTTACGTAGCTGGGCTTTGCGAGCGGGCAGCGATGAAAACAGCATGGTTAGGACTTTTCCGAGTCAGCCGGGTTGAGCTGCAGAAGGAACGTACTGCTTGGGAACCAGGTTGTCTGGGTTATTGTAAAAATCTACTCCACGCCAGGTTTTGAAAGAACTATTCTGTTTCTTTGTAACATCACACAGGCTTTCAGTGGGTCGGCCTGCCCTGAGCCTGGCCTAGCCAGCCTTCCAGGGTGCCGCTGCCAGCCGCTGGATGCTCAGGGCTGCCCAGGCGTGGACGAGGTGTTTCACAGAAACTTGCTGATCCCTACAAGTTGGAAAACAGTCAGATTTCTGAAAGTTGCCCTGAACTTATCCAGTTTTTCTGTAATGACTAtgcattatttttgcattttaagaaaaaaacatacaTATGTTTTTCTCAGAACATCAGGAAGCAGTAACGACCACTGTGAGGCTCACCTGTAGGCTCCATTAGACACCAGCCCTCCCTTCAGTAGGACAGCCCCGGTGCGGGTGGAGGCGGGCCGCTTCCCCTCCGCTCCGCCTGCTCCCTGGTGCGGCAGCGCAGCGGGCCCATCTCggccccagccacctgctccctgctctgtgGCCTTGGCAGGGTCCTCGGTCTCCCTTGCTGCACTTTCCTTCCATGGCGAATGGGAATAATGGTGGAGCTTGCCTCTGAGGAATGCGGTGTGGAGACAGGTGACGAGCACAGCACTGTGGTGCCTTGGAGCGCCATCCCAGTGCTCAGTGTCGCACTTGGCTCCTGTCCTCTCCTGGCGCCCTCCTGTAGGGAGAAGGGCAAGGcctcaggcatttttttttttaaagatttttttttattattggaaagccggatatacagagaggaggagagacagaggaagatcttccacccgatgattcagtccccaagtgagccgcagcgggccgatgtgcgccgatccgaagctgggaacctggaacctcttccgggtctcccacgcgggtgcagtgtcccaaagctttgggccgtcctcaactgctttcccaggccacaagcagagagctggatgggaagtggagctgccaggattaaaaccggtgcccatctgaaatcctggggcgttcaacgcgaggactttagccactaggccacgccgccgggccctacctcaggcatttaaagaggaaaaattcAGAGGAAAAATGCAGACCCGCCCCGGGGCATGTCTAGGAGCCTTAGCATGTGatgaaaattgtgtgtgtgcaaAAATGCGACTGCCCTCTCATTGTGTGCCTTCCAGGgccagaagaagatcttccaagGAAGATGGAATACTTGGAATTCGTTTGCCACGCACCTTCTGAGTATTTTAAGTCCCGGTCATCACCATTTCCCACAGTTCCTACCAGGCCGGAGAAGGGCTACATATGGACTCACGTTGGACCTACTCCTGCCATAACTATTAAGGAAACCATTGCCAACCACTTGTAGTTTACAACTTAAAGCGGACTCGTGTCTGCTGTGACCGGGAGGCTGCCGGCTGGGAGGCCAGTGTCTGGTCTCGGAGCACCTGGGACCGAGGGCTCCACTCACGTTCCAGCGTGGCGCTGCAAGTGCGTCCCGGAAAGGAGCAGGTAGCGGCTCAGGAAGCTACGACCCTGGCACCAGTGTGGGCAGACCGGAAGGAGCGCTGCCCTCTGGGgctgccttggcccagccctggccactgtgtgcatctggggagtgagctggtaggtgggggctgctccacttgcttgtCTGTCTCGAGAGGAAAAACAATCATTAGAGCTGGATTTTTAGCCTTCGTGTATTTATACTATTATAAGATATACTACAAgttgttttaaatgaaatttttagcTGGAAGGGTGATTGAAGTTTTTTCCCTACTGTCCAGTAATGATTATCGTCTGTATTACTGGCCATTCAGAGAATTAAGaatggaaaagaatgaaatgtgCTTTGGGGTGAAGTACTGCCTTCTCTATGTGTTTTGTCAGACACAGGCTGAAGTGCCAGGGAGACCATTAAGAACAGgtagtatttattttttctccataaTTTATTGCTAGAAGCTCATAAAATGGGATTGTATTTTTCTATAAGAACAAAATATTATGGTTTAGATTTCTGACCAAGGTCTTGGCTACGTCAAATGGCGCTGCGACCAGCAGTGTCTATGGTGAAGCCAGGCAGGCCTTCTTTTCTGATGCAGAAGATGCTAGGCTGGGTTTCTGGCTGCTTCAGCCACGAGCAGAGGGACTGGGGTGATTGCACAGCCTGCTCTTTTAAAAACTTGCAACAGGCATTCAGAGTCCTGTGGTCGAATTTAACAGAGCTGTCCTGTTCCCCCCACCTgcggcagagccaggctgccaggTGGCCCCGTGGCAGCGTGCGGAGGACGGACTGCACAGGTCTCACCTGGGACTTGGGTGCCCGTTGGAACTAGCGGTGCCCGCAGCAGTGTTAGGAGGCCTGTCCTTTAGTGAAGGCCTTGGCTGGGGACGCAGCCTGGACCAGGCAGGCGTGTTGTACAGAGTCCAGAATTCAGGTCTCAGTGCAAGGGCATGGCAGTTAAGTAAGGAGCCGCAGCCCTGCTGAAGTGTGAGGTGGAGGTGGACATGTGCCGTCTCCTGTCCTTGTTTAGTCGCAGGACAGTTGGTGGGGGTCTCATCTGATCACGATGGCCTGGAGCTGAGGCGCCTTTAATAACTTGCCATTTGTTTGGGGAAGGAGCAACTGGAGAGACAGCTCACATCTATTCATAGCAGCTGTAGTAAAATGAACTGTAAGTACCATTGTAAATAGGGTTCCAAATGGTTTCTGAATGATAATGTTCACAATTTTggattaaaatgtgtttttcaccAAGTATTTactttggatttattttcattgcttatTTCATTCAAGCAACTTAAATAGCTCTTTCTTCCAAAAATGGGATAAATGGAAAACTGGTATTATAATCCTTAAAATTCGTAGTAAGTTGTCATtggtaagtatttttttaaagatttatttattttttattgcaaagtcagatatacagagaggaggagaaacagagaggaagatcttccgtccattgattcactccccaagtgactgcaacggctggtgctgtgccgatcagaagccaggagccaggaacctcttccaggtctcccacacaggtgcagggtctcaaggctttgggccatccttgactgccttcccaggccacaagcagggagctggatgggaagtggaactgctgggattagaaccggcgcccatatgggatcccagggcgttcaaggagaggactttagccgctaggccacgccgccgggccctttggtAAGTATTTAGAGCAGATGAAGTAGTCATCGCTATTAAAATCTACAAAGGTTGACAAAATGAGCACTTAACGTCTGTACCAACAAGGAAGGACACTGAGAAAAGGTATGCATAGGACAGCTGGGCAGGTCGCCTGTGCTGTGCAGGACGCTGGCCGTATCTTGTAAGCTCCAGATTGGGTTTTGGTGGCTTTCTCCACGGTAGCTGAAGCTGCTGCCGTCACGTCCAGGCTGTCCCGGAGAGGGTCCGGCCTGCATCCTCGCTGTCGTCCTCCTCCCCCTGCTGTGGCCCCCCAGCCCACATTGCACCTGTTCGCAGACTCGCTTGTGTCTGACAGTGTGGTGGCCATGGCAGCCGTCTGCACTCCGTCCCTGTGTCCGCTGCAGGTGAGCTTGTACATTTCATGCATCCACGTTTGCAATGCACACTGCATCGGCGCTGGGCCTGCTGACGGAGTCTCAGCGTCAGCTCCACACTGGAGTTTTCAGTAAAATGTTTGTTGACATTCTGTTGAGTTCCTAACTAGCTCATATATAAGCTTAAATTTCAAATTCTGTTGAAAATAGCCCAGTTGAATTTCAAATTGTTACAGTCTAGGTTATTATTAGATtgtctcaaaattttttttaaaaatttatttttatttgaaaggcatatttttacagagaaagaagatttGATCCTCCCTTTGCTGGTTTACTCGGaaagtggctgctgtggctggagctgagctgatctgaagctgggagccaggagcttcttctggatcttctgtGTGGGTACAGGTATCCAAGTTCATCATTTGTTGCTTTCTAAGgcaggataagaagtggagcagctgggacagaaactcgCACCActgtgggatgtcagcacagGGCAGACAGCTTGTACGGCATCATGCTGGCTGCTCCGAGATGATCATAACAGTGTTTTTAAgatactttgtttttcaaaaagattgacttatttgaaaggtgttaGGGCGATAAGGGGAGATCCTccctcccctggttcactccctggatggccgCAGAGccgggggctgggccaagctgaaggcaggagccaggcgctccttgcaggtctcctacatggacacacacactcaagtacttgggccatgcctGCTTCTCCAGGCATGTTAGtgagaagctggatcacaagtgaagcatctgggacttgaacctgcgccCTCTTgaggtgccagcactgcaagtggcagcttagtcaGCGAGACCACATTGGGCCCAGTTCTCAGATCgtaatgtatttgaaaaaattcCCAGCAGttcaggctcttggctctgaAAAGCTTTTCCAGGAGTTTGCCCTCAAAGCTTGAAAGACAGTTCTGTTTCAGTCataaggaagtgaaacagctatgGTGGGACGTTTCTGATATGCCTGTGTCGTGTCCCTGCACGTGCGTGTGTCGGGAGCTGGCTGGAGCAGACGCTCACACACCGCACGGGCAGAGGGCTTGGTGTGACTTCACTGGCGTGGCCTGGGCGTGCTTCAAGCATTGGTCTCGTTTCTCACTTGGAAACAGCCGTGTAAACCATGCATCCGCACATCTTCAGAGGGGAGTGCTTGAACCGCACTGTGGTTGTGTAGCGgaatggcaggcaggcagggtgaaAGTTACCAATGATGAGGGAAGGTTCCCAGTTCCAAAGCTGAATACCAGATTACCTGCAGACAAGTTCTGCCAAGAGGCAGCTGCTTCGGTGGGAGGAAATGCCTGCAGAATGTGAACATGCAAGCAGG
The sequence above is a segment of the Ochotona princeps isolate mOchPri1 chromosome 20, mOchPri1.hap1, whole genome shotgun sequence genome. Coding sequences within it:
- the GATAD1 gene encoding GATA zinc finger domain-containing protein 1; translated protein: MPLGLKPTCSVCKTTSSSMWKKGPQGEILCHHCTGRGGGGAGPAGGAGPAGGPGGGLGAATFASTSAAPPQSNGGGGGGKQSKQEIHRRSARLRNTKYKSAPAAEKKVSTKGKGRRHIFKLKNPIKAPESVSTVITAESIFYKGVYYQIGDVVSVIDEQDGKPYYAQIRGFIQDQYCEKSAALTWLLPTLSSPRDHFDPASYIIGPEEDLPRKMEYLEFVCHAPSEYFKSRSSPFPTVPTRPEKGYIWTHVGPTPAITIKETIANHL